The following are from one region of the Melospiza melodia melodia isolate bMelMel2 chromosome 16, bMelMel2.pri, whole genome shotgun sequence genome:
- the DGKK gene encoding diacylglycerol kinase kappa isoform X1, whose translation MAEKLVPGDLFSRKTRESVSSLDLDKLTPISPEAGGEESSDSEGEQEDSSHKLIRKVSTSGQMRSKKSVKEGLLLKQTSSFQRWKRRYFKLRGRTLYYAKDAKSLIFDEVDLSDASVAETSTKNINNSFTVITPFRKLILCAENRKEMEDWITALKSVQKWEIHEATQFNMEHFSGMHNWYACSHARPTFCNVCREALPGVTSHGLSCEVCKFKAHKRCAVRATNNCKWTTLASIGIEIIEDEDGVAMPHQWLEGNLPVSARCAVCDRTCGSVRRLQDWRCLWCKAIVHSACKELLGKRCPLGQYKVSIIPPTALNSIDSDGFWKATCPSTCSSPLLAFVNSKSGDNQGVKFLRKFKQFLNPAQVFDLMNGGPHLGLRLFQKFSTFRILVCGGDGSVGWVLSEIDALGLHKQCQLGVLPLGTGNDLARVLGWGSLCDDDTQLLQILEKLERATTKMLDRWSVLTYEAPKQSPSALKEEENGDSDIQVQISHYADSVAFHLAKILESDKHSVVISSAKFLCGTVNDFVTEVGRAYKRATENKQEAELMARKCAMLNEKLDSLVRELNEEAQAIMVPEEMAQATHADVKDQEKAGSFNPNPQPRIFKSKEQLMLRANSLKKALRQIIEQTERAVDEQNKQTQAYQGSVGPSKDSSEEFNKEEEKLSSRRVTVTSASSSIVLERPDTFGSLQFPEDPSTLHFLEKCVMNNYFGIGLDAKISLEFNNKRDEHPKKCSSRTKNMMWYGVLGTKELLQRTYKNLEQRVQLECDGVPISLPSLQGIAVLNIPSYAGGINFWGGTKEDNNFGAPSFDDKKLEVVAVFGSIQMAVSRVINLQHHRIAQCRVVKITIRGDEGVPVQVDGEAWIQPPGIIKIQHKNRAQMLTRDRAFESTLKSWEDKQKGESYRAATRPRLSSQQSMEYLTEEESSLLQQVSRVAETLIARIHEAAKAHKAMEQELAHAVNASSLALSEALSHKAAGTSEFLSRNMAVEMVLSIKELWAETRAFLDGKALDSPQEEEALQGPLSVLGQELQRLLDIHWLGPIAHPAEEEGASKGSFKLRLNIPKPRKEKDKLQKQKANSALPADKWGSEEVAAWLETLGLGEYRDIFVRHDIQGSELILLERRDLKDLGITKVGHMKRILQAIKELSNLP comes from the exons ATGGCTGAGAAGCTGGTGCCTGGGGACCTGTTCTCGAGGAAGACCCGGGAATCAGTGTCATCTCTGGACTTGGACAAGCTGACACCCATCTCACCCGAGGCTGGTGGTGAGGAGTCATCCGACAGCGAGGGCGAGCAGGAGGACAGTTCTCACAAGCTCATCCGGAAGGTTTCCACCtcggggcagatgagaagcaag AAGAGCGTAAAGGAGGGGCTGTTGCTGAAGCAGACGAGCTCCTTCCAGAGGTGGAAGAGACGATACTTCAAGCTGCGAGGCAGGACACTTTATTATGCTAAGGATGCCAAG TCCCTGATCTTTGATGAGGTGGACCTGTCTGATGCCAGTGTGGCCGAGACCAGCACCAAGAACATCAACAACAGTTTCACG GTGATCACGCCTTTCAGGAAGCTCATTTTATGTGCGGAGAACCGGAAGGAGATGGAGGACTGGATCACGGCCCTGAAATCTGTCCAGAAGTGGGAGATCCATGAG GCCACACAGTTCAACATGGAGCACTTCTCGGGCATGCACAACTGGTACGCCTGCTCTCACGCCCGCCCCACCTTCTGCAACGTGTGCCGTGAAGCTCTTCCAGGGGTCACCTCCCATGGCCTCTCCTGCGAAG TCTGCAAGTTCAAGGCACATAAGCGCTGTGCAGTGAGAGCCACAAACAACTGCAAGTGGACGACTCTGGCCTCCATCGGCATTGAAATCATCGAGGATGAGGACGGG gTGGCCATGCCCCATCAGTGGCTGGAGGGGAACTTGCCTGTCAGTGCACGCTGTGCTGTCTGTGACCGCACCTGTGGCAGTGTCCGGAGACTGCAGGACTGGCGCTGTCTCTGGTGCAAGGCCATT GTTCACAGTGCCTGCAAGGAGCTCCTTGGCAAGAGGTGCCCCCTGGGCCAGTACAAAGTGTCCATCATCCCGCCAACTGCCTTGAACAGCATCGATTCTGATG GTTTCTGGAAAGCCACGTGCCCCTCGACCTGCTCCAGCCCTCTCCTGGCCTTTGTCAACTCCAAGAGTGGGGACAACCAAGGTGTCAAGTTTCTGCGCAAGTTCAAGCAGTTCCTCAACCCAGCCCAAGTCTTTGACCTCATGAATGGGGGCCCACACCTGGG GCTGCGCCTCTTCCAGAAGTTCTCCACCTTCAGAATCCTGGTGTGTGGTGGGGATGGCAGTGTGGGTTGGGTGCTCTCTGAGATCGATGCCCTTGGCCTCCACAAGCAG TGTCAGCTGGGTGTCCTGCCGCTGGGGACTGGTAATGACCTTGCACGGGTCCTGGGTTGGGGCAGCCTATGTGACGATGACACTCAGCTGCTGCAGATCCTGGAGAAGCTGGAAAGGGCCACCACCAAGATGCTGGACCG GTGGAGTGTGCTTACCTATGAGGCCCCCAAGCAGTCCCCCTCAGCActgaaggaggaggaaaatgggGACTCCGATATCCAG GTCCAGATCTCCCATTACGCGGACTCTGTTGCCTTCCACCTGGCCAAGATCCTGGAGTCAGACAAGCACTCAGTGGTGATCTCCTCTGCAAA GTTCCTCTGTGGCACTGTCAATGACTTTGTGACTGAAGTTGGGCGGGCTTACAAGAGGGCGACGGAGAACAAGCAGGAGGCTGAGCTGATGGCACGGAAG TGCGCCATGCTGAATGAAAAGCTGGACTCACTGGTGCGGGAGCTGAATGAGGAAGCTCAGGCCATCATGGTCCCTGAAGAAATGGCACAGGCCACCCACGCTGATGTCAAGGACCAGGAGAAAGCTGGCAGCTTCAATCCCAACCCCCAGCCTCGCATCTTCAAATCCAAGGAGCAGCTCATGCTGCGGGCAAACAGCCTGAAGAAAGCCCTGCGGCAAATCATTGAGCAGACAGAGAGAG CTGTGGATGAGCAGAACAAGCAGACCCAAGCCTACCAGGGCAGTGTGGGCCCCAGCAAGGACAGCTCGGAGGAGTTCaacaaggaggaggagaagctca GCTCCCGGCGGGTGACGGTGACCTCTGCATCTTCCTCCATCGTCCTGGAGCGGCCAGACACCTTTGGCAGCTTGCAGTTCCCTGAAGACCCCAGCACCCT ACACTTCTTGGAGAAATGTGTCATGAATAACTACTTTGGCATTGGCCTGGATGCAAAGATCTCCCTGGAGTTCAACAACAAACGTGATGAGCACCCCAAGAAGTGCAG CAGCCGCACCAAGAACATGATGTGGTATGGGGTGCTGGGCACGAAGGAGCTCCTGCAGCGCACCTACAAGAACCTGGAGCAGCGGGTACAGCTGGAG TGTGACGGGGTGCCTATCTCACTGCCCAGCCTGCAGGGCATTGCGGTCCTCAACATCCCCAGCTATGCTGGGGGCATCAACTTCTGGGGAGGCACCAAGGAGGATAAT AACTTTGGGGCTCCATCCTTTGATGACAAGAAGCTGGAGGTGGTGGCAGTCTTTGGCAGCATCCAGATGGCCGTGTCACGGGTCATCAACCTCCAGCACCATCGCATTGCACAG TGCCGCGTGGTGAAGATCACCATCCGGGGCGACGAGGGCGTACCTGTGCAGGTGGATGGAGAGGCCTGGATCCAGCCACCTGGCATCATCAAAATCCAGCACAAGAACAGAGCCCAGATGCTGACAAGGGACCGG GCATTTGAAAGCACCCTCAAGTCTTGGGAGGACAAGCAGAAAGGGGAGAGCTACCGAGCAGCCACACGGCCACGGCTCAGCTCCCAGCAGTCCATGGAGTACCTGACCGAGGAGGAGAGCAGCCTCTTGCAGCAGGTCTCACGGGTTGCTGAGACCCTGATTGCCAG gatCCATGAGGCAGCCAAGGCTCACAAAGCCATGGAGCAGGAGCTGGCGCATGCAGTCAATGCCAGCTCCCTGGCACTGAGTGAAGCCCTCTCCCACAAAGCTGCTGGCACTTCAGAG TTTCTCAGCAGGAATatggctgtggagatggtgctgagcaTCAAAGAGCTGTGGGCTGAGACCAGGGCATTCCTGGATGGGAAGGCG CTGGACTCACCGCAGGAGGAGGAGGCCCTTCAGGGCCCTCTGAGTGTgctgggccaggagctgcagcggCTGCTGGATATCCACTGGCTGGGCCCTATTGCCCACCCTGCCGAGGAG GAAGGTGCCAGCAAGGGAAGCTTTAAGCTTCGCCTCAACATCCCCAAGCCCAGGAAGGAGAAGGACAAGCTGCAGAAGCAGAAAGCCAACAGTGCACTCCCAG CAGACAAGTGGGGCTCCGAGGAGGTGGCAGCTTGGCTGGAAACGCTTGGTTTAGGGGAATACAGAGACATTTTTGTTCGGCATGACATCCAGGGCTCAGAGTTGATTCTGCTGGAGAGGAGAGACCTTAAG GACCTGGGGATCACCAAAGTGGGCCATATGAAGAGGATCCTTCAGGCCATTAAGGAACTCAGCAACCTGCCTTAG
- the DGKK gene encoding diacylglycerol kinase kappa isoform X3, with amino-acid sequence MAEKLVPGDLFSRKTRESVSSLDLDKLTPISPEAGGEESSDSEGEQEDSSHKLIRKVSTSGQMRSKKSVKEGLLLKQTSSFQRWKRRYFKLRGRTLYYAKDAKSLIFDEVDLSDASVAETSTKNINNSFTVITPFRKLILCAENRKEMEDWITALKSVQKWEIHEATQFNMEHFSGMHNWYACSHARPTFCNVCREALPGVTSHGLSCEVCKFKAHKRCAVRATNNCKWTTLASIGIEIIEDEDGVAMPHQWLEGNLPVSARCAVCDRTCGSVRRLQDWRCLWCKAIVHSACKELLGKRCPLGQYKVSIIPPTALNSIDSDGFWKATCPSTCSSPLLAFVNSKSGDNQGVKFLRKFKQFLNPAQVFDLMNGGPHLGLRLFQKFSTFRILVCGGDGSVGWVLSEIDALGLHKQCQLGVLPLGTGNDLARVLGWGSLCDDDTQLLQILEKLERATTKMLDRWSVLTYEAPKQSPSALKEEENGDSDIQVQISHYADSVAFHLAKILESDKHSVVISSAKFLCGTVNDFVTEVGRAYKRATENKQEAELMARKCAMLNEKLDSLVRELNEEAQAIMVPEEMAQATHADVKDQEKAGSFNPNPQPRIFKSKEQLMLRANSLKKALRQIIEQTERAVDEQNKQTQAYQGSVGPSKDSSEEFNKEEEKLSSRRVTVTSASSSIVLERPDTFGSLQFPEDPSTLHFLEKCVMNNYFGIGLDAKISLEFNNKRDEHPKKCSSRTKNMMWYGVLGTKELLQRTYKNLEQRVQLECDGVPISLPSLQGIAVLNIPSYAGGINFWGGTKEDNNFGAPSFDDKKLEVVAVFGSIQMAVSRVINLQHHRIAQCRVVKITIRGDEGVPVQVDGEAWIQPPGIIKIQHKNRAQMLTRDRAFESTLKSWEDKQKGESYRAATRPRLSSQQSMEYLTEEESSLLQQVSRVAETLIARIHEAAKAHKAMEQELAHAVNASSLALSEALSHKAAGTSEFLSRNMAVEMVLSIKELWAETRAFLDGKALDSPQEEEALQGPLSVLGQELQRLLDIHWLGPIAHPAEEEGASKGSFKLRLNIPKPRKEKDKLQKQKANSALPDKWGSEEVAAWLETLGLGEYRDIFVRHDIQGSELILLERRDLKDLGITKVGHMKRILQAIKELSNLP; translated from the exons ATGGCTGAGAAGCTGGTGCCTGGGGACCTGTTCTCGAGGAAGACCCGGGAATCAGTGTCATCTCTGGACTTGGACAAGCTGACACCCATCTCACCCGAGGCTGGTGGTGAGGAGTCATCCGACAGCGAGGGCGAGCAGGAGGACAGTTCTCACAAGCTCATCCGGAAGGTTTCCACCtcggggcagatgagaagcaag AAGAGCGTAAAGGAGGGGCTGTTGCTGAAGCAGACGAGCTCCTTCCAGAGGTGGAAGAGACGATACTTCAAGCTGCGAGGCAGGACACTTTATTATGCTAAGGATGCCAAG TCCCTGATCTTTGATGAGGTGGACCTGTCTGATGCCAGTGTGGCCGAGACCAGCACCAAGAACATCAACAACAGTTTCACG GTGATCACGCCTTTCAGGAAGCTCATTTTATGTGCGGAGAACCGGAAGGAGATGGAGGACTGGATCACGGCCCTGAAATCTGTCCAGAAGTGGGAGATCCATGAG GCCACACAGTTCAACATGGAGCACTTCTCGGGCATGCACAACTGGTACGCCTGCTCTCACGCCCGCCCCACCTTCTGCAACGTGTGCCGTGAAGCTCTTCCAGGGGTCACCTCCCATGGCCTCTCCTGCGAAG TCTGCAAGTTCAAGGCACATAAGCGCTGTGCAGTGAGAGCCACAAACAACTGCAAGTGGACGACTCTGGCCTCCATCGGCATTGAAATCATCGAGGATGAGGACGGG gTGGCCATGCCCCATCAGTGGCTGGAGGGGAACTTGCCTGTCAGTGCACGCTGTGCTGTCTGTGACCGCACCTGTGGCAGTGTCCGGAGACTGCAGGACTGGCGCTGTCTCTGGTGCAAGGCCATT GTTCACAGTGCCTGCAAGGAGCTCCTTGGCAAGAGGTGCCCCCTGGGCCAGTACAAAGTGTCCATCATCCCGCCAACTGCCTTGAACAGCATCGATTCTGATG GTTTCTGGAAAGCCACGTGCCCCTCGACCTGCTCCAGCCCTCTCCTGGCCTTTGTCAACTCCAAGAGTGGGGACAACCAAGGTGTCAAGTTTCTGCGCAAGTTCAAGCAGTTCCTCAACCCAGCCCAAGTCTTTGACCTCATGAATGGGGGCCCACACCTGGG GCTGCGCCTCTTCCAGAAGTTCTCCACCTTCAGAATCCTGGTGTGTGGTGGGGATGGCAGTGTGGGTTGGGTGCTCTCTGAGATCGATGCCCTTGGCCTCCACAAGCAG TGTCAGCTGGGTGTCCTGCCGCTGGGGACTGGTAATGACCTTGCACGGGTCCTGGGTTGGGGCAGCCTATGTGACGATGACACTCAGCTGCTGCAGATCCTGGAGAAGCTGGAAAGGGCCACCACCAAGATGCTGGACCG GTGGAGTGTGCTTACCTATGAGGCCCCCAAGCAGTCCCCCTCAGCActgaaggaggaggaaaatgggGACTCCGATATCCAG GTCCAGATCTCCCATTACGCGGACTCTGTTGCCTTCCACCTGGCCAAGATCCTGGAGTCAGACAAGCACTCAGTGGTGATCTCCTCTGCAAA GTTCCTCTGTGGCACTGTCAATGACTTTGTGACTGAAGTTGGGCGGGCTTACAAGAGGGCGACGGAGAACAAGCAGGAGGCTGAGCTGATGGCACGGAAG TGCGCCATGCTGAATGAAAAGCTGGACTCACTGGTGCGGGAGCTGAATGAGGAAGCTCAGGCCATCATGGTCCCTGAAGAAATGGCACAGGCCACCCACGCTGATGTCAAGGACCAGGAGAAAGCTGGCAGCTTCAATCCCAACCCCCAGCCTCGCATCTTCAAATCCAAGGAGCAGCTCATGCTGCGGGCAAACAGCCTGAAGAAAGCCCTGCGGCAAATCATTGAGCAGACAGAGAGAG CTGTGGATGAGCAGAACAAGCAGACCCAAGCCTACCAGGGCAGTGTGGGCCCCAGCAAGGACAGCTCGGAGGAGTTCaacaaggaggaggagaagctca GCTCCCGGCGGGTGACGGTGACCTCTGCATCTTCCTCCATCGTCCTGGAGCGGCCAGACACCTTTGGCAGCTTGCAGTTCCCTGAAGACCCCAGCACCCT ACACTTCTTGGAGAAATGTGTCATGAATAACTACTTTGGCATTGGCCTGGATGCAAAGATCTCCCTGGAGTTCAACAACAAACGTGATGAGCACCCCAAGAAGTGCAG CAGCCGCACCAAGAACATGATGTGGTATGGGGTGCTGGGCACGAAGGAGCTCCTGCAGCGCACCTACAAGAACCTGGAGCAGCGGGTACAGCTGGAG TGTGACGGGGTGCCTATCTCACTGCCCAGCCTGCAGGGCATTGCGGTCCTCAACATCCCCAGCTATGCTGGGGGCATCAACTTCTGGGGAGGCACCAAGGAGGATAAT AACTTTGGGGCTCCATCCTTTGATGACAAGAAGCTGGAGGTGGTGGCAGTCTTTGGCAGCATCCAGATGGCCGTGTCACGGGTCATCAACCTCCAGCACCATCGCATTGCACAG TGCCGCGTGGTGAAGATCACCATCCGGGGCGACGAGGGCGTACCTGTGCAGGTGGATGGAGAGGCCTGGATCCAGCCACCTGGCATCATCAAAATCCAGCACAAGAACAGAGCCCAGATGCTGACAAGGGACCGG GCATTTGAAAGCACCCTCAAGTCTTGGGAGGACAAGCAGAAAGGGGAGAGCTACCGAGCAGCCACACGGCCACGGCTCAGCTCCCAGCAGTCCATGGAGTACCTGACCGAGGAGGAGAGCAGCCTCTTGCAGCAGGTCTCACGGGTTGCTGAGACCCTGATTGCCAG gatCCATGAGGCAGCCAAGGCTCACAAAGCCATGGAGCAGGAGCTGGCGCATGCAGTCAATGCCAGCTCCCTGGCACTGAGTGAAGCCCTCTCCCACAAAGCTGCTGGCACTTCAGAG TTTCTCAGCAGGAATatggctgtggagatggtgctgagcaTCAAAGAGCTGTGGGCTGAGACCAGGGCATTCCTGGATGGGAAGGCG CTGGACTCACCGCAGGAGGAGGAGGCCCTTCAGGGCCCTCTGAGTGTgctgggccaggagctgcagcggCTGCTGGATATCCACTGGCTGGGCCCTATTGCCCACCCTGCCGAGGAG GAAGGTGCCAGCAAGGGAAGCTTTAAGCTTCGCCTCAACATCCCCAAGCCCAGGAAGGAGAAGGACAAGCTGCAGAAGCAGAAAGCCAACAGTGCACTCCCAG ACAAGTGGGGCTCCGAGGAGGTGGCAGCTTGGCTGGAAACGCTTGGTTTAGGGGAATACAGAGACATTTTTGTTCGGCATGACATCCAGGGCTCAGAGTTGATTCTGCTGGAGAGGAGAGACCTTAAG GACCTGGGGATCACCAAAGTGGGCCATATGAAGAGGATCCTTCAGGCCATTAAGGAACTCAGCAACCTGCCTTAG
- the DGKK gene encoding diacylglycerol kinase kappa isoform X4, giving the protein MAEKLVPGDLFSRKTRESVSSLDLDKLTPISPEAGGEESSDSEGEQEDSSHKLIRKVSTSGQMRSKKSVKEGLLLKQTSSFQRWKRRYFKLRGRTLYYAKDAKSLIFDEVDLSDASVAETSTKNINNSFTVITPFRKLILCAENRKEMEDWITALKSVQKWEIHEATQFNMEHFSGMHNWYACSHARPTFCNVCREALPGVTSHGLSCEVCKFKAHKRCAVRATNNCKWTTLASIGIEIIEDEDGVAMPHQWLEGNLPVSARCAVCDRTCGSVRRLQDWRCLWCKAIVHSACKELLGKRCPLGQYKVSIIPPTALNSIDSDGFWKATCPSTCSSPLLAFVNSKSGDNQGVKFLRKFKQFLNPAQVFDLMNGGPHLGLRLFQKFSTFRILVCGGDGSVGWVLSEIDALGLHKQCQLGVLPLGTGNDLARVLGWGSLCDDDTQLLQILEKLERATTKMLDRWSVLTYEAPKQSPSALKEEENGDSDIQVQISHYADSVAFHLAKILESDKHSVVISSAKFLCGTVNDFVTEVGRAYKRATENKQEAELMARKCAMLNEKLDSLVRELNEEAQAIMVPEEMAQATHADVKDQEKAGSFNPNPQPRIFKSKEQLMLRANSLKKALRQIIEQTERAVDEQNKQTQAYQGSVGPSKDSSEEFNKEEEKLSSRRVTVTSASSSIVLERPDTFGSLQFPEDPSTLHFLEKCVMNNYFGIGLDAKISLEFNNKRDEHPKKCSSRTKNMMWYGVLGTKELLQRTYKNLEQRVQLECDGVPISLPSLQGIAVLNIPSYAGGINFWGGTKEDNNFGAPSFDDKKLEVVAVFGSIQMAVSRVINLQHHRIAQCRVVKITIRGDEGVPVQVDGEAWIQPPGIIKIQHKNRAQMLTRDRAFESTLKSWEDKQKGESYRAATRPRLSSQQSMEYLTEEESSLLQQVSRVAETLIARIHEAAKAHKAMEQELAHAVNASSLALSEALSHKAAGTSEFLSRNMAVEMVLSIKELWAETRAFLDGKAEEEALQGPLSVLGQELQRLLDIHWLGPIAHPAEEEGASKGSFKLRLNIPKPRKEKDKLQKQKANSALPADKWGSEEVAAWLETLGLGEYRDIFVRHDIQGSELILLERRDLKDLGITKVGHMKRILQAIKELSNLP; this is encoded by the exons ATGGCTGAGAAGCTGGTGCCTGGGGACCTGTTCTCGAGGAAGACCCGGGAATCAGTGTCATCTCTGGACTTGGACAAGCTGACACCCATCTCACCCGAGGCTGGTGGTGAGGAGTCATCCGACAGCGAGGGCGAGCAGGAGGACAGTTCTCACAAGCTCATCCGGAAGGTTTCCACCtcggggcagatgagaagcaag AAGAGCGTAAAGGAGGGGCTGTTGCTGAAGCAGACGAGCTCCTTCCAGAGGTGGAAGAGACGATACTTCAAGCTGCGAGGCAGGACACTTTATTATGCTAAGGATGCCAAG TCCCTGATCTTTGATGAGGTGGACCTGTCTGATGCCAGTGTGGCCGAGACCAGCACCAAGAACATCAACAACAGTTTCACG GTGATCACGCCTTTCAGGAAGCTCATTTTATGTGCGGAGAACCGGAAGGAGATGGAGGACTGGATCACGGCCCTGAAATCTGTCCAGAAGTGGGAGATCCATGAG GCCACACAGTTCAACATGGAGCACTTCTCGGGCATGCACAACTGGTACGCCTGCTCTCACGCCCGCCCCACCTTCTGCAACGTGTGCCGTGAAGCTCTTCCAGGGGTCACCTCCCATGGCCTCTCCTGCGAAG TCTGCAAGTTCAAGGCACATAAGCGCTGTGCAGTGAGAGCCACAAACAACTGCAAGTGGACGACTCTGGCCTCCATCGGCATTGAAATCATCGAGGATGAGGACGGG gTGGCCATGCCCCATCAGTGGCTGGAGGGGAACTTGCCTGTCAGTGCACGCTGTGCTGTCTGTGACCGCACCTGTGGCAGTGTCCGGAGACTGCAGGACTGGCGCTGTCTCTGGTGCAAGGCCATT GTTCACAGTGCCTGCAAGGAGCTCCTTGGCAAGAGGTGCCCCCTGGGCCAGTACAAAGTGTCCATCATCCCGCCAACTGCCTTGAACAGCATCGATTCTGATG GTTTCTGGAAAGCCACGTGCCCCTCGACCTGCTCCAGCCCTCTCCTGGCCTTTGTCAACTCCAAGAGTGGGGACAACCAAGGTGTCAAGTTTCTGCGCAAGTTCAAGCAGTTCCTCAACCCAGCCCAAGTCTTTGACCTCATGAATGGGGGCCCACACCTGGG GCTGCGCCTCTTCCAGAAGTTCTCCACCTTCAGAATCCTGGTGTGTGGTGGGGATGGCAGTGTGGGTTGGGTGCTCTCTGAGATCGATGCCCTTGGCCTCCACAAGCAG TGTCAGCTGGGTGTCCTGCCGCTGGGGACTGGTAATGACCTTGCACGGGTCCTGGGTTGGGGCAGCCTATGTGACGATGACACTCAGCTGCTGCAGATCCTGGAGAAGCTGGAAAGGGCCACCACCAAGATGCTGGACCG GTGGAGTGTGCTTACCTATGAGGCCCCCAAGCAGTCCCCCTCAGCActgaaggaggaggaaaatgggGACTCCGATATCCAG GTCCAGATCTCCCATTACGCGGACTCTGTTGCCTTCCACCTGGCCAAGATCCTGGAGTCAGACAAGCACTCAGTGGTGATCTCCTCTGCAAA GTTCCTCTGTGGCACTGTCAATGACTTTGTGACTGAAGTTGGGCGGGCTTACAAGAGGGCGACGGAGAACAAGCAGGAGGCTGAGCTGATGGCACGGAAG TGCGCCATGCTGAATGAAAAGCTGGACTCACTGGTGCGGGAGCTGAATGAGGAAGCTCAGGCCATCATGGTCCCTGAAGAAATGGCACAGGCCACCCACGCTGATGTCAAGGACCAGGAGAAAGCTGGCAGCTTCAATCCCAACCCCCAGCCTCGCATCTTCAAATCCAAGGAGCAGCTCATGCTGCGGGCAAACAGCCTGAAGAAAGCCCTGCGGCAAATCATTGAGCAGACAGAGAGAG CTGTGGATGAGCAGAACAAGCAGACCCAAGCCTACCAGGGCAGTGTGGGCCCCAGCAAGGACAGCTCGGAGGAGTTCaacaaggaggaggagaagctca GCTCCCGGCGGGTGACGGTGACCTCTGCATCTTCCTCCATCGTCCTGGAGCGGCCAGACACCTTTGGCAGCTTGCAGTTCCCTGAAGACCCCAGCACCCT ACACTTCTTGGAGAAATGTGTCATGAATAACTACTTTGGCATTGGCCTGGATGCAAAGATCTCCCTGGAGTTCAACAACAAACGTGATGAGCACCCCAAGAAGTGCAG CAGCCGCACCAAGAACATGATGTGGTATGGGGTGCTGGGCACGAAGGAGCTCCTGCAGCGCACCTACAAGAACCTGGAGCAGCGGGTACAGCTGGAG TGTGACGGGGTGCCTATCTCACTGCCCAGCCTGCAGGGCATTGCGGTCCTCAACATCCCCAGCTATGCTGGGGGCATCAACTTCTGGGGAGGCACCAAGGAGGATAAT AACTTTGGGGCTCCATCCTTTGATGACAAGAAGCTGGAGGTGGTGGCAGTCTTTGGCAGCATCCAGATGGCCGTGTCACGGGTCATCAACCTCCAGCACCATCGCATTGCACAG TGCCGCGTGGTGAAGATCACCATCCGGGGCGACGAGGGCGTACCTGTGCAGGTGGATGGAGAGGCCTGGATCCAGCCACCTGGCATCATCAAAATCCAGCACAAGAACAGAGCCCAGATGCTGACAAGGGACCGG GCATTTGAAAGCACCCTCAAGTCTTGGGAGGACAAGCAGAAAGGGGAGAGCTACCGAGCAGCCACACGGCCACGGCTCAGCTCCCAGCAGTCCATGGAGTACCTGACCGAGGAGGAGAGCAGCCTCTTGCAGCAGGTCTCACGGGTTGCTGAGACCCTGATTGCCAG gatCCATGAGGCAGCCAAGGCTCACAAAGCCATGGAGCAGGAGCTGGCGCATGCAGTCAATGCCAGCTCCCTGGCACTGAGTGAAGCCCTCTCCCACAAAGCTGCTGGCACTTCAGAG TTTCTCAGCAGGAATatggctgtggagatggtgctgagcaTCAAAGAGCTGTGGGCTGAGACCAGGGCATTCCTGGATGGGAAGGCG GAGGAGGAGGCCCTTCAGGGCCCTCTGAGTGTgctgggccaggagctgcagcggCTGCTGGATATCCACTGGCTGGGCCCTATTGCCCACCCTGCCGAGGAG GAAGGTGCCAGCAAGGGAAGCTTTAAGCTTCGCCTCAACATCCCCAAGCCCAGGAAGGAGAAGGACAAGCTGCAGAAGCAGAAAGCCAACAGTGCACTCCCAG CAGACAAGTGGGGCTCCGAGGAGGTGGCAGCTTGGCTGGAAACGCTTGGTTTAGGGGAATACAGAGACATTTTTGTTCGGCATGACATCCAGGGCTCAGAGTTGATTCTGCTGGAGAGGAGAGACCTTAAG GACCTGGGGATCACCAAAGTGGGCCATATGAAGAGGATCCTTCAGGCCATTAAGGAACTCAGCAACCTGCCTTAG